A single Corallococcus silvisoli DNA region contains:
- a CDS encoding GspE/PulE family protein → MTQATASGGSGPSRSGADFTLGFLLEALVSQRLLTSPQAQEVLAREPAARARILKAQGGTGKDAARYDVSPVEVVAAFQIPAPGGRGVLDEDRVTEAAARAAGLAYRKLDPLKMDMALATRTVSRPYAQKHVLLPLERTEQGRLRVAVANPFDRELFESFHRLTGEPVEPVLSAKTDILRSIADIYGFKKTLAQAADDFSGSQSQLANFEQLVSLSGTQELEASDRPVVQAVDYLLRYAFDNRASDIHIEPKRATAVVRLRIDGVLHPVYTLPAQVHPPVVSRVKMLARIDISEKRRPQDGRIKTERDGREVELRVSTLPTAFGEKVVIRIFDPETLVQDIAQLGFEPDEKGHFESWIDQPHGLILVTGPTGSGKTTTLYSALKAVAGPDVNVTTVEDPIEMVWDTFNQVQVQPKVGLDFAGALRHILRQDPDVIMVGEIRDAETAENALQAALTGHLVLSTLHTNDALGAVARMKDLGVPAFLLAQSLLGVMAQRLLRRICVHCSEEAVLTPDELLALQAPLPLLPGGVRLSKGAGCVRCRGTGYSGRTGVFEIVSTTREMRELIAREAPYDQLVHAARRTGMRTLREAAVRKLAQGLTAFDEVVRMTSAF, encoded by the coding sequence TTGACCCAGGCGACAGCTTCAGGAGGCAGCGGCCCGTCACGCAGCGGCGCGGACTTCACCCTTGGCTTCCTCCTGGAGGCCTTGGTGTCCCAGCGCCTGCTGACCTCACCGCAGGCGCAGGAGGTCCTGGCGCGCGAGCCCGCGGCACGGGCCCGCATCCTCAAGGCGCAGGGAGGGACGGGCAAGGACGCGGCCCGCTACGACGTGTCGCCCGTGGAGGTGGTCGCCGCCTTCCAGATCCCCGCGCCGGGCGGGCGGGGCGTGCTGGATGAGGACCGCGTCACGGAGGCCGCCGCGCGCGCCGCGGGGCTGGCCTACCGCAAGCTGGATCCGCTGAAGATGGACATGGCCCTGGCCACCCGCACGGTGTCCCGGCCCTACGCGCAGAAGCACGTGCTGCTGCCCCTGGAGCGGACCGAACAGGGGCGGCTGCGCGTGGCGGTGGCCAACCCCTTCGACCGGGAGCTCTTCGAGAGCTTCCACCGGCTCACCGGCGAGCCGGTGGAGCCGGTGCTGTCGGCGAAGACGGACATCCTCCGCTCCATCGCGGACATCTACGGCTTCAAGAAGACGCTGGCGCAGGCCGCGGACGACTTCAGCGGCTCGCAGTCCCAGCTGGCCAACTTCGAACAGCTGGTGTCGCTCAGCGGCACCCAGGAGCTGGAGGCGTCCGACCGGCCGGTGGTGCAGGCGGTGGACTACCTCCTGCGCTACGCCTTCGACAACCGCGCGTCGGACATCCACATCGAACCCAAGCGCGCCACCGCGGTGGTGCGGCTGCGCATCGACGGGGTGCTGCACCCGGTCTATACGCTGCCCGCGCAGGTGCATCCGCCCGTCGTGTCGCGCGTGAAGATGCTGGCGCGCATCGACATCTCCGAGAAGCGCCGCCCCCAGGACGGCCGCATCAAGACGGAGCGCGACGGCCGCGAGGTGGAGTTGCGCGTGTCCACGCTGCCCACCGCCTTCGGCGAGAAGGTGGTCATCCGCATCTTCGACCCGGAGACGCTGGTGCAGGACATCGCCCAGCTGGGCTTCGAGCCGGACGAGAAGGGCCACTTCGAGTCGTGGATCGATCAACCCCACGGCCTCATCCTGGTGACGGGCCCCACGGGCAGCGGCAAGACGACGACGCTCTACTCCGCGCTCAAGGCGGTGGCGGGCCCGGACGTCAACGTCACCACGGTGGAAGACCCCATCGAAATGGTGTGGGACACCTTCAACCAGGTGCAGGTGCAGCCCAAGGTGGGCCTGGACTTCGCGGGGGCGCTGCGCCACATCCTGCGCCAGGACCCGGACGTCATCATGGTGGGCGAGATCCGCGACGCGGAGACCGCGGAGAACGCGCTCCAGGCCGCGCTCACCGGACACCTGGTGCTCTCCACGCTGCACACCAACGACGCGCTGGGCGCGGTGGCGCGCATGAAGGACCTGGGCGTGCCCGCCTTCCTCCTGGCGCAGAGCCTGCTGGGCGTCATGGCCCAGCGCCTGCTCCGGCGCATCTGCGTGCACTGCTCGGAGGAGGCGGTGCTCACTCCGGACGAGCTGCTCGCCCTCCAGGCCCCCCTGCCGCTGTTGCCCGGCGGGGTCCGGCTGTCGAAGGGGGCCGGGTGCGTGCGGTGCCGCGGCACGGGCTACTCCGGCCGGACGGGCGTCTTCGAGATCGTCTCCACCACCCGGGAGATGCGGGAGCTCATCGCCCGCGAGGCGCCGTACGACCAACTGGTGCATGCCGCGCGCCGCACCGGCATGCGCACCCTGCGCGAGGCCGCCGTGCGCAAGCTGGCCCAGGGCCTCACCGCCTTCGACGAGGTGGTGCGGATGACGTCCGCCTTCTAG